In Salinibacterium sp. dk2585, a single window of DNA contains:
- a CDS encoding ABC transporter permease has product MKPGLARRLLLGSVLPIALVAVWSLSSILELIPRTSLPAPWKVVEAFGTWIFGTGSGPYDGTWIEAIGASGGRVLLGFSVALVLGVVLGVLAGYFRPFGELVDPFVQMLRPIPSTAWVPLTLVFFGFGFQGAVFLIALGAFFPIFLNTMEGIRGVTGSLTRVGRMLGSNTFQLLRHFVVPASLPNIFIGIRLSVGLSWVLVVVAEMLSVRAGIGYTLMDAYSMGRYDVIISAMITLGLLGFLSDRLVVIVQNSVLKWHRETSIQNG; this is encoded by the coding sequence ATGAAACCCGGTCTCGCGAGACGCTTGCTCCTCGGAAGCGTCCTTCCCATCGCCCTCGTGGCGGTGTGGTCGCTCAGCTCGATTCTCGAACTCATACCCCGCACCTCCCTCCCCGCGCCGTGGAAGGTTGTCGAAGCATTCGGCACCTGGATCTTCGGCACGGGCAGCGGTCCGTACGACGGAACCTGGATCGAGGCGATCGGCGCCAGTGGTGGCCGTGTGCTGCTCGGCTTCTCCGTCGCCCTCGTCCTCGGCGTCGTGCTCGGGGTGCTCGCCGGCTACTTCCGCCCCTTCGGCGAGCTGGTGGACCCCTTCGTGCAGATGCTCCGGCCGATCCCCAGCACCGCGTGGGTACCCCTCACGCTCGTGTTCTTCGGGTTTGGTTTCCAGGGGGCCGTGTTCCTCATCGCGCTCGGCGCCTTCTTCCCCATCTTCCTCAACACGATGGAAGGCATCCGCGGCGTCACCGGCTCCCTCACCCGGGTGGGGCGGATGCTCGGATCCAATACTTTCCAACTGCTGCGCCACTTCGTCGTGCCGGCCTCGTTGCCCAATATCTTCATCGGCATCCGCCTCAGCGTCGGCCTCTCCTGGGTGCTCGTCGTCGTCGCCGAGATGCTCTCGGTGCGGGCCGGCATCGGCTACACCCTCATGGACGCCTACTCCATGGGCCGCTACGACGTCATCATCTCCGCCATGATCACCCTCGGCCTGCTCGGGTTCCTCTCCGACCGCCTCGTCGTGATCGTCCAGAACAGCGTGCTCAAGTGGCACAGAGAGACGAGCATCCAGAATGGCTGA
- a CDS encoding ABC transporter ATP-binding protein, with protein sequence MADAIVTCAEIVRTFPSSDGTENQVLRGLDLEVQRGECVVIIGPSGCGKSTLLNILAGFDKPNSGTVTVAGKPVKGPGPDRAVVFQDYALLPWLTTLENVAVGLRIRGMRKKERLARAQQYLDIVGLGHVADREVYRLSGGMQQRVSIARALALEPSILLMDEPFGALDAIQRGIMHKELTRIRRETESTVLFITHSLEEAVYLGDRVIALSHGTAGAPTEVAVPLSYPRDPLSDEFTEIMRQVRALLPEEH encoded by the coding sequence ATGGCTGACGCAATCGTCACGTGCGCCGAGATCGTGCGCACGTTCCCCTCCAGTGACGGCACAGAGAACCAGGTGCTCCGCGGCCTCGACCTCGAGGTGCAGCGCGGCGAATGCGTCGTGATCATCGGGCCCTCCGGCTGCGGCAAGTCCACCCTGCTCAACATCCTCGCCGGCTTCGACAAGCCCAACTCGGGCACCGTCACCGTCGCGGGGAAGCCGGTTAAGGGTCCAGGCCCCGATCGTGCCGTCGTCTTCCAGGACTACGCGCTCCTGCCCTGGCTCACCACCCTCGAGAACGTCGCCGTCGGCCTTCGGATCCGGGGCATGCGCAAGAAAGAGCGACTTGCGCGAGCGCAGCAGTACCTCGACATCGTCGGCCTCGGCCATGTTGCCGACCGCGAGGTCTATCGCCTCTCGGGCGGCATGCAGCAGCGGGTCTCGATCGCGAGGGCACTCGCGCTCGAACCGTCCATCCTGCTCATGGACGAGCCCTTCGGTGCCTTGGATGCAATCCAGCGGGGCATCATGCACAAGGAGCTCACGCGCATCCGGCGCGAGACGGAAAGCACCGTGCTGTTCATCACCCACAGCCTGGAAGAGGCCGTGTATCTCGGTGACCGCGTGATCGCGCTCAGCCACGGCACGGCCGGTGCTCCCACCGAGGTGGCCGTGCCGCTCTCCTACCCGCGCGACCCGCTCTCGGATGAGTTCACCGAGATCATGCGGCAGGTGCGGGCTCTCCTCCCTGAGGAGCACTGA
- a CDS encoding GNAT family N-acetyltransferase: MPVTFHSAPTRDLPAEVLYRILWLRSAVFVVEQEAAYDDIDGRDLEPGTVQFWAERDGEVLSTLRLLTDPEGMRIGRVATAPSARGLGLSARLMTDAIARCGTAAIRLDAQSHLADWYARFGFAVDGAEYIEDGIPHLPMLRPAG; this comes from the coding sequence ATGCCCGTGACCTTCCACTCCGCGCCCACCCGAGACCTCCCGGCCGAAGTGCTCTACCGCATCCTGTGGCTCCGCAGCGCCGTCTTCGTGGTCGAGCAGGAGGCCGCCTACGACGACATCGACGGCCGAGACCTTGAGCCTGGCACGGTGCAGTTCTGGGCCGAGCGCGACGGTGAGGTGCTCTCGACGCTCCGCCTGCTCACGGATCCCGAGGGCATGCGCATCGGCCGGGTTGCTACCGCGCCGTCGGCCCGGGGGCTGGGCCTATCAGCCCGCCTGATGACGGATGCCATTGCTCGCTGCGGCACCGCGGCCATCCGTCTCGATGCACAGAGTCACCTCGCCGACTGGTACGCCCGCTTCGGCTTCGCGGTCGACGGCGCCGAGTACATCGAGGACGGCATTCCGCACCTCCCGATGCTCCGCCCCGCGGGGTGA
- a CDS encoding HtaA domain-containing protein: protein MTGSFSFPVTAHNSSHPGLIWGVKESFVRYASGTGGDVRVSEGATSADGLVHFPLVDQSDFELATARGTIRFGGNVRFSGHSGALDLTLAEPWLESDERGAPLQRGLRHG, encoded by the coding sequence GTGACCGGCTCCTTCTCCTTTCCTGTGACGGCGCACAACAGCAGCCACCCCGGCCTCATCTGGGGCGTCAAGGAGAGCTTCGTGCGCTACGCGAGTGGAACCGGCGGCGACGTCCGGGTGTCGGAGGGTGCGACATCCGCCGACGGGCTCGTGCATTTTCCCCTCGTCGACCAGTCGGACTTCGAACTCGCAACCGCCCGCGGCACGATCCGTTTCGGCGGGAACGTGCGTTTCTCAGGGCACTCCGGGGCGCTCGACCTCACGCTCGCCGAGCCGTGGCTCGAATCGGATGAACGCGGCGCCCCTCTTCAACGGGGTCTACGGCACGGGTGA
- a CDS encoding peptidoglycan DD-metalloendopeptidase family protein, which produces MSRLRLVLAVAVAAAVAVTGAVVGDPRPLSAVAADYPSWDDVLAARDNEAAKVAEVARIEALLKALQADVKAKQATAVKRGDEYFVAQQAYDEAAYRAQQLQAQADAARVVADASMLQAGQLAARTQRVGGPDITATLLFGEGNTANLLNQLGMASKVNEQSSGVFAKAKQDENTAQSLTDQANLAKAALEELAAVAQEKMEIAQKAADAAAAALEEEQENRARLQAQLASLKENRIATEAEYTAGIKALWGEGSAGVVSATGWARPSGGFISSSYGWRVPPKRGASTLHGGVDLAPGCGAPIFAAHAGTVEYAGWNGGYGYYVRINHGNGLATAYGHIVAGGLRVGVGQSVGPGQLIAHVGTTGTSTGCHLHFEVRPGGGTTDPVAFLRSQGVSI; this is translated from the coding sequence ATGTCCCGGCTCCGCCTCGTCCTGGCTGTCGCTGTTGCCGCGGCGGTCGCGGTGACGGGCGCCGTTGTGGGCGACCCCCGCCCGCTGTCGGCCGTGGCTGCCGACTATCCCAGCTGGGACGACGTTCTCGCGGCCCGAGACAACGAGGCGGCGAAGGTGGCCGAGGTTGCGCGCATCGAGGCGCTGCTGAAGGCGCTGCAGGCCGATGTCAAGGCGAAGCAGGCGACCGCCGTGAAGCGCGGCGACGAGTACTTCGTTGCCCAGCAGGCCTACGACGAGGCCGCCTACCGCGCCCAGCAGCTGCAGGCCCAGGCCGATGCGGCCCGAGTGGTGGCGGATGCGTCGATGCTGCAGGCGGGCCAGCTCGCCGCCCGCACCCAGCGCGTCGGCGGCCCCGACATCACGGCGACCCTCCTCTTCGGCGAGGGCAACACGGCGAACCTGCTGAACCAGTTAGGCATGGCCTCGAAGGTCAACGAGCAGTCGAGCGGCGTATTCGCGAAGGCGAAGCAGGACGAGAACACGGCCCAGTCGCTGACCGACCAGGCGAATCTCGCGAAGGCTGCGCTCGAGGAGCTGGCGGCGGTCGCCCAGGAGAAGATGGAGATCGCCCAGAAGGCGGCGGATGCTGCGGCCGCGGCCCTCGAGGAGGAGCAGGAGAATAGGGCTCGCCTGCAGGCGCAGCTCGCCTCCCTCAAGGAGAACCGCATCGCGACCGAGGCCGAGTATACGGCCGGCATCAAGGCGCTCTGGGGTGAGGGTTCGGCGGGCGTCGTTTCGGCGACAGGCTGGGCTCGACCGTCCGGTGGCTTCATCTCGAGCAGCTATGGATGGCGCGTGCCCCCGAAGCGCGGCGCGAGCACGCTCCACGGCGGCGTCGACCTGGCGCCCGGTTGCGGCGCGCCGATCTTCGCGGCCCACGCCGGCACGGTCGAGTACGCGGGCTGGAACGGCGGCTACGGCTACTACGTGCGCATCAACCACGGCAATGGCCTCGCGACCGCCTACGGGCACATCGTCGCGGGCGGACTGCGAGTGGGTGTCGGCCAGAGCGTCGGCCCGGGCCAGCTCATCGCGCACGTCGGCACGACAGGCACCTCGACCGGGTGCCACCTTCACTTCGAGGTGCGTCCGGGCGGCGGAACGACCGATCCGGTCGCCTTCCTCCGCAGCCAGGGCGTCAGTATCTAG
- a CDS encoding M23 family metallopeptidase, with protein MKQHTTKTRRSRSLVATLAVLGVLLTGGLTGQATQAAHAADYPSWQDVLAARSSESSKKNEIARLERLLAQLEANVASTEAEAMAKGDEFIAAQQAYDEAAYRFATLEQQVVEAKAAADESMTKAGQLAARLQRAGGGDLTAQLLFTDSDDLLGQLGRATKVGEQSSGIFAKAKQDENAAQALSDQAKVAEEALAGLAAKAETAMIEAQQAADAANAALQEQAGNRERLEAQLSVLRENRAATEADFAIGEQIRLAEEARQRAAEEARRQAAAAAAAAEAAKNRPSPSTPTAPSQSGWVRPSGGYISSSYGWRVPPTNGASTLHGGVDFAPGCGAPIYAASAGTVVFAGMTGGYGNYVKINHSDGSQSAYAHIRPGGIAVGYGQWVNAGQVIAYVGTTGISTGCHLHFEIRVGGSTVDPVPYLRARGVGV; from the coding sequence ATGAAGCAGCACACCACCAAGACGCGTCGATCGCGGTCGCTTGTCGCGACCCTCGCAGTCCTTGGAGTGCTGCTCACCGGCGGACTCACGGGCCAGGCCACGCAGGCCGCCCACGCCGCCGACTACCCGAGCTGGCAGGACGTGCTTGCCGCCCGTTCGAGCGAGTCGTCCAAGAAGAACGAGATCGCCCGCCTTGAGCGACTGCTCGCCCAACTTGAGGCCAACGTCGCCTCAACCGAGGCTGAGGCGATGGCAAAGGGTGACGAGTTCATCGCCGCCCAGCAGGCATACGACGAGGCCGCCTACCGGTTCGCGACCCTCGAGCAGCAGGTCGTCGAGGCCAAGGCCGCGGCCGACGAGTCGATGACGAAGGCTGGCCAGCTCGCGGCTCGACTGCAGCGCGCCGGCGGCGGGGACCTCACGGCGCAGCTGCTCTTCACCGACTCGGATGACCTGCTCGGCCAGCTGGGACGGGCCACCAAGGTCGGCGAGCAGTCGAGCGGGATCTTCGCGAAGGCGAAGCAGGACGAGAACGCGGCACAGGCGCTGAGCGACCAGGCCAAGGTCGCCGAGGAGGCCCTCGCGGGACTCGCGGCCAAAGCCGAGACCGCCATGATCGAGGCGCAGCAGGCAGCGGATGCCGCCAATGCTGCACTCCAGGAGCAGGCGGGCAACCGCGAACGGCTCGAGGCACAGCTGAGTGTGCTGCGCGAGAATCGCGCCGCGACCGAGGCTGACTTCGCGATCGGCGAGCAGATCCGGCTGGCCGAGGAAGCGCGGCAGCGCGCGGCAGAGGAAGCGCGCCGCCAGGCCGCAGCCGCAGCGGCCGCCGCCGAGGCTGCCAAGAACCGGCCAAGCCCCTCGACCCCGACGGCCCCGAGCCAGTCGGGCTGGGTGCGCCCGTCAGGCGGCTACATCTCGAGCTCCTACGGATGGCGCGTTCCGCCGACCAACGGTGCCAGCACCCTGCACGGCGGTGTCGACTTCGCCCCCGGCTGTGGCGCCCCCATCTATGCGGCATCCGCCGGCACGGTGGTCTTCGCCGGCATGACGGGCGGCTATGGCAACTACGTCAAGATCAACCACAGCGATGGTTCGCAGTCGGCCTACGCCCACATCCGCCCCGGTGGCATCGCGGTCGGCTACGGCCAGTGGGTCAACGCGGGCCAGGTCATCGCCTACGTCGGCACGACCGGTATCTCCACGGGCTGCCACCTCCACTTCGAGATCCGCGTTGGCGGCTCAACGGTCGACCCCGTCCCGTACCTCCGGGCCCGCGGAGTCGGCGTCTAA
- the ppa gene encoding inorganic diphosphatase codes for MPDYDVIIEVPKGSRNKYEIDHKTGRVVLDRVLYTPMSYPTDYGFFENTLADDGDPVDVLVLGEYPLFPGIQMRVRVVGVFKMTDDGGSDAKILAVAAKDPRWDHIQDVNDIPEYKRMEIEHFFEHYKDLEPGKWVKTEGWGDVNEAEAIVQAGYAAYVPEDH; via the coding sequence ATGCCCGACTATGACGTGATCATCGAGGTGCCGAAGGGCAGCCGCAACAAGTACGAGATCGACCACAAGACCGGTCGCGTCGTGCTCGACCGCGTGCTGTACACGCCCATGTCGTACCCGACCGACTACGGCTTCTTCGAGAACACCCTTGCCGACGACGGCGACCCCGTCGACGTGCTCGTGCTTGGCGAGTACCCGCTGTTCCCCGGCATCCAGATGCGCGTGCGCGTCGTCGGCGTCTTCAAGATGACGGATGACGGCGGCAGCGACGCCAAGATCCTCGCGGTCGCGGCCAAGGACCCGCGCTGGGACCACATCCAGGATGTGAACGACATCCCCGAGTACAAGCGCATGGAGATCGAGCACTTCTTCGAGCACTACAAGGACCTCGAGCCCGGCAAGTGGGTCAAGACCGAGGGCTGGGGTGACGTCAACGAGGCTGAGGCCATCGTGCAGGCCGGCTACGCCGCCTACGTCCCCGAAGACCATTGA
- the tilS gene encoding tRNA lysidine(34) synthetase TilS, translating to MHARRPRLTPAIADTRRAVRECLDGVPADALVLVGLSGGADSLALAAATAFEAPRAGLRAGAIIVDHGLQHGSADVAAQAARTAEQLGLDPVVVRRVEVAAHGSPEAAAREARYGAFAATVGEHGASALLLGHTLDDQAETVLLGLARGAGARSLAGMAARGTLAMGPNADAREPHSGTSEDVAVLRPLLGITRAETEQACTDADLEPWNDPHNADPAYARVRARRAVLPVLERELGPGIAQALARSAEQLREDADALDHFAEEQIEELAEHAEAGLSLPVRALEANPPALRHRLIRLVVSAEFGVWLSRTHTLEVARLVSDWKGQGELHVPGVRVERRGARIFFSAAARAAEGAGTAEHTDENDPRGQ from the coding sequence ATGCACGCTCGACGCCCCCGACTGACCCCGGCGATCGCTGACACCCGGCGGGCGGTGCGCGAGTGCCTCGACGGCGTTCCGGCCGATGCGCTCGTGCTCGTCGGGCTCAGCGGTGGTGCCGACTCACTCGCGCTCGCGGCCGCGACCGCCTTCGAGGCGCCGCGAGCGGGCCTGCGTGCGGGCGCGATCATCGTCGACCACGGCCTGCAGCACGGATCGGCGGATGTCGCGGCGCAGGCCGCCCGCACGGCAGAGCAGCTCGGGCTCGACCCCGTCGTCGTGCGGCGGGTCGAGGTCGCGGCGCACGGCAGCCCGGAGGCGGCCGCGAGGGAGGCCAGGTATGGGGCGTTCGCGGCGACGGTGGGCGAGCACGGGGCATCCGCTCTCCTGCTCGGGCACACGCTCGACGACCAGGCGGAGACCGTGCTGCTGGGGCTCGCGCGCGGCGCCGGCGCCCGCAGCCTCGCGGGCATGGCAGCGCGCGGCACGCTCGCGATGGGACCGAATGCTGATGCGCGCGAACCCCACTCGGGCACGAGCGAGGACGTCGCGGTGCTGCGACCACTGCTCGGCATCACGCGCGCCGAGACCGAGCAGGCCTGCACCGACGCGGACCTCGAACCGTGGAACGATCCCCACAACGCCGATCCGGCATACGCGCGGGTGCGGGCGCGGCGTGCCGTGCTGCCCGTGCTTGAACGCGAGCTCGGCCCGGGCATCGCGCAGGCACTCGCACGCAGCGCCGAGCAGCTGAGGGAAGACGCGGATGCCCTCGATCACTTCGCCGAGGAACAGATCGAGGAACTCGCCGAGCACGCCGAAGCGGGGCTCTCGTTGCCGGTGCGGGCGCTCGAGGCGAACCCGCCCGCGCTGCGGCACCGGCTCATCCGTCTTGTCGTCTCGGCGGAGTTCGGCGTCTGGCTCAGCCGCACCCACACGCTCGAGGTTGCGCGACTCGTCAGCGACTGGAAGGGGCAGGGCGAGCTGCATGTGCCGGGCGTTAGGGTTGAACGCAGAGGCGCGCGCATCTTCTTCAGCGCGGCCGCTCGGGCCGCCGAGGGCGCTGGCACCGCAGAACATACCGACGAGAACGACCCCCGGGGCCAATAG
- the hpt gene encoding hypoxanthine phosphoribosyltransferase, with protein sequence MESHEIEADLTKVLITQQEIHDKIAELSRRIEADYAGEKVLLVGVLRGAVMVMADLARELKLPIEMDWMAVSSYGSGTKSSGVVRILKDLDTDLSGRKVLIVEDIIDSGLTLSWLRANLESRGAESVEICALLRKPEAAKVQVDVRYVGFEIPNEFVVGYGLDYAEKYRNLRDIGVLAPHVYS encoded by the coding sequence ATGGAATCGCACGAGATCGAAGCCGACCTGACCAAGGTGCTCATTACGCAGCAGGAGATCCACGACAAGATCGCCGAACTCAGCCGCCGCATCGAGGCCGACTACGCGGGCGAGAAGGTGCTCCTGGTCGGCGTGCTGAGGGGCGCGGTCATGGTCATGGCAGATCTCGCGCGCGAGCTGAAGCTGCCAATCGAGATGGACTGGATGGCGGTGTCGTCCTACGGCTCCGGCACGAAGTCATCCGGCGTCGTGCGCATCCTCAAGGATCTCGACACCGACCTGAGCGGCCGCAAGGTGCTCATCGTCGAGGACATCATCGACTCTGGGCTGACGCTCTCCTGGCTGCGTGCGAACCTCGAGAGCCGTGGGGCCGAGTCGGTCGAGATCTGCGCGCTCCTGCGCAAGCCGGAAGCCGCGAAGGTGCAGGTCGACGTGCGCTACGTGGGGTTCGAGATCCCCAACGAGTTCGTGGTCGGCTACGGCCTCGACTACGCCGAGAAGTACCGCAACTTGCGCGACATCGGCGTGCTCGCACCGCACGTCTACAGCTAG
- the ftsH gene encoding ATP-dependent zinc metalloprotease FtsH — MNLKKFLRGPFIYVAAALIIVAIGFGLLGNSGGFREISTQQGLELLADDKVKTATVVDGQQRVDLVLKEADEELGGAQVQFYYALPRGEEVITAVNDSALESFDDEVDLGNFWTSMLGFIIPFLIIGLIFWFLLSRMQGGGGKVMQFGKSRAKLMSKETPKVSFDDVAGADEAIEELHEIKEFLTDPSRFQAVGARIPKGVLLYGPPGTGKTLLARAVAGEANVPFYSISGSDFVEMFVGVGASRVRDLFKEAKENAPAIIFVDEIDAVGRHRGSGMGGGHDEREQTLNQLLVEMDGFDVKTNVILIAATNRPDILDPALLRPGRFDRQIAVDAPDKNGRLRILQVHAKGKPLAEGVDLEVLARKTPGFTGADLANVLNEAALLTARSHAQLIDDRALDEAVDRVMAGPQRRTRVMRDQEKLITAYHEGGHALVAAGLNHTDPVTKITILPRGRALGYTMVMPIEDRYSVSRNELLDQLAYAMGGRVAEEIVFHDPTTGASNDIEKATSTARKMVTDYGMSAAVGSVKLSSSGGEFYGRDMGSTRDFSEKLSEQVDSEVRQLIEAAHDEAYELLTVNRDILDRLATELLEKETLDQNQIAEIFKDIKKLPPRPQWLSSDKRPVDERPPVPLPEKAPIDAGIVDGGVDSTPEPKPSSGPRTSPGIATA; from the coding sequence ATGAATCTGAAGAAGTTCCTGCGCGGTCCGTTCATCTATGTCGCGGCGGCCCTGATCATCGTCGCCATCGGCTTCGGCCTGCTTGGCAACTCAGGTGGGTTCCGCGAGATCAGCACGCAGCAGGGGCTTGAACTCCTCGCCGACGACAAGGTCAAGACGGCGACGGTGGTCGACGGCCAGCAGCGCGTCGACCTCGTGCTGAAGGAGGCCGATGAAGAACTCGGCGGCGCCCAGGTGCAGTTCTACTACGCGCTCCCGCGCGGCGAAGAGGTCATCACCGCCGTCAATGATTCCGCGCTTGAGAGCTTCGATGACGAGGTCGACCTCGGCAACTTCTGGACTTCGATGCTCGGGTTCATCATCCCGTTCCTCATCATCGGCCTCATCTTCTGGTTCCTCCTCTCCCGCATGCAGGGCGGCGGCGGCAAGGTCATGCAGTTCGGCAAGAGCCGCGCCAAGCTCATGTCGAAGGAGACGCCCAAGGTCTCGTTCGACGACGTCGCTGGGGCGGATGAAGCGATCGAGGAGCTGCACGAGATCAAGGAGTTCCTCACCGACCCGTCACGGTTCCAGGCGGTCGGCGCGCGCATTCCCAAGGGCGTGCTCCTCTATGGCCCTCCCGGCACGGGCAAGACGCTCCTCGCCCGCGCTGTCGCGGGAGAGGCGAATGTGCCCTTCTACTCGATCTCTGGTTCTGACTTCGTCGAGATGTTCGTCGGTGTCGGCGCGAGCCGCGTGCGCGACCTCTTCAAGGAGGCCAAGGAGAACGCGCCGGCCATCATCTTCGTCGACGAGATCGACGCGGTCGGTCGGCACCGCGGCTCCGGCATGGGCGGTGGGCACGATGAGCGCGAGCAGACCCTCAACCAGCTCCTCGTGGAGATGGACGGCTTCGACGTCAAAACCAACGTCATCCTGATCGCGGCGACGAACCGTCCCGACATCCTCGACCCGGCCCTCCTTCGCCCCGGCCGCTTCGACCGACAGATCGCCGTCGACGCACCCGACAAGAACGGTCGCCTGCGCATCCTGCAGGTGCACGCGAAGGGCAAGCCCCTCGCGGAGGGCGTTGACCTTGAGGTGCTCGCGCGCAAGACGCCCGGCTTCACGGGTGCCGACCTCGCCAACGTGCTCAATGAGGCGGCCCTGCTGACGGCCCGCTCGCACGCGCAGCTGATCGACGACCGCGCGCTCGACGAGGCGGTCGACCGCGTCATGGCGGGCCCCCAGCGCCGCACCCGCGTCATGCGCGACCAGGAGAAGCTCATCACCGCCTATCACGAGGGCGGCCACGCCCTCGTCGCAGCGGGACTGAACCACACCGACCCTGTGACGAAGATCACGATCCTGCCGCGCGGTCGCGCCCTCGGTTACACGATGGTCATGCCGATCGAGGACCGCTACTCGGTGAGCCGCAACGAGCTGCTCGACCAGCTCGCCTACGCGATGGGCGGTCGTGTCGCCGAGGAGATCGTCTTCCACGACCCGACGACGGGGGCCTCGAACGACATCGAGAAGGCGACATCGACGGCCCGCAAGATGGTGACCGATTACGGCATGAGCGCCGCGGTCGGCTCGGTCAAGCTCAGCTCGAGCGGCGGCGAGTTCTACGGTCGCGACATGGGTTCCACCCGTGACTTCTCCGAGAAGCTCTCGGAGCAGGTCGACAGTGAGGTGCGCCAACTCATCGAGGCAGCCCACGATGAGGCCTACGAACTGCTGACGGTCAACCGCGACATCCTCGACCGCCTCGCGACGGAGCTGCTCGAGAAGGAGACCCTCGACCAGAATCAGATCGCCGAGATCTTCAAGGACATCAAGAAGCTGCCGCCGCGCCCCCAGTGGCTCTCGAGCGACAAGCGACCGGTCGATGAGCGGCCGCCGGTGCCGCTGCCCGAGAAGGCACCCATCGACGCCGGTATCGTCGATGGCGGTGTCGACTCGACGCCGGAGCCCAAGCCGAGCAGCGGTCCCCGCACTTCGCCGGGCATCGCGACCGCATAG
- the folE gene encoding GTP cyclohydrolase I — MHESSAGVPGGSAASRASVDRPRIEAAVSELLAAIGADASRLAETPRRVAESYAEYFSGMGVDPAVHLGDLIDLEDGREGGLVIMRDIAFRSMCEHHLLPFVGLAHIAYLPGRRVVGLGALPRVVDTLASRPQLQERLTDEIADALSDALDARGVLVVLDARQDCVSTRGTRQVGSTTVTLASRGELADSGQKAAVLALVGGAAAAGDDAGGPHA, encoded by the coding sequence GTGCACGAGAGCAGCGCTGGGGTGCCGGGCGGGAGCGCCGCGTCCCGGGCATCCGTTGACCGGCCTCGCATCGAGGCCGCCGTCTCGGAGTTGCTCGCGGCCATCGGCGCGGATGCCTCGCGCCTGGCCGAGACACCGCGCCGTGTCGCCGAGTCTTACGCGGAGTACTTCTCCGGCATGGGCGTCGACCCCGCCGTGCACCTCGGCGACCTCATCGACCTCGAGGACGGGCGCGAGGGTGGGCTCGTGATCATGCGCGACATCGCGTTCCGCTCGATGTGTGAGCACCACCTGCTGCCCTTCGTCGGCCTCGCCCACATCGCCTACCTGCCTGGGCGCCGCGTCGTCGGGCTGGGCGCACTGCCGCGGGTGGTCGACACCCTTGCGTCACGGCCCCAGTTGCAGGAGCGGCTGACCGACGAGATCGCGGATGCCCTTAGCGACGCGCTCGACGCACGGGGCGTGCTGGTCGTGCTCGATGCGCGCCAGGACTGTGTCTCGACTCGCGGCACGAGGCAGGTCGGCAGCACGACCGTAACGCTCGCGAGCCGGGGGGAGCTCGCCGACAGTGGGCAGAAGGCCGCCGTGCTCGCCCTCGTGGGCGGTGCAGCGGCGGCAGGTGACGACGCAGGAGGCCCTCATGCCTGA
- the folP gene encoding dihydropteroate synthase has translation MPDSPLIMGVLNVTPDSFSDGGDFARTEAAIAHAVELVAAGADIIDVGGETTKPGAGRVSVEEEQRRILPVVRELAGRGIRVSVDTMNAATAAVTAGLGVEIINDVSGGLADPDMARTVADLDVDFVAMHWRGPSSGMDGQAVYSDVVSEVHAELELRLAELIVTGIAPERIIVDPGLGFAKRAEHTWEVLVHLRRFQSLGSRVLVGTSRKRFLSSLLEADAGPKQRDRATAVTSALAAEAGAWAVRVHDVASTRLLLDAWAAVESEQPPMPHRARSSFRQPR, from the coding sequence ATGCCTGACTCTCCCCTCATCATGGGCGTGCTCAACGTCACGCCGGATTCCTTCAGCGACGGTGGCGATTTCGCCCGCACCGAGGCGGCGATCGCCCACGCGGTGGAGCTGGTTGCCGCGGGCGCCGACATCATCGACGTCGGCGGCGAGACTACCAAGCCGGGCGCTGGGCGGGTGAGCGTCGAGGAGGAGCAGCGGCGCATCCTGCCGGTTGTGCGGGAACTCGCGGGTCGTGGCATCCGCGTCTCAGTCGACACCATGAACGCGGCGACGGCGGCCGTGACCGCTGGTCTCGGGGTCGAGATCATCAACGATGTCTCCGGCGGACTCGCAGATCCGGACATGGCACGCACCGTCGCCGACCTCGACGTGGACTTCGTCGCGATGCACTGGCGTGGCCCGAGTTCGGGCATGGACGGTCAGGCCGTCTACTCGGATGTCGTCTCGGAGGTGCACGCGGAACTCGAACTGCGCCTCGCAGAACTCATCGTCACGGGAATCGCACCCGAACGCATCATCGTCGACCCGGGCCTCGGCTTCGCCAAGCGGGCTGAGCACACCTGGGAGGTGCTCGTGCACCTGCGGCGGTTCCAGTCCCTCGGTTCGCGCGTGCTCGTCGGCACCTCGCGCAAGCGCTTCCTCTCGAGCCTGCTCGAGGCGGATGCGGGGCCGAAGCAGCGAGACCGGGCCACGGCCGTCACGAGCGCGCTCGCGGCGGAGGCCGGCGCCTGGGCCGTGCGCGTGCACGATGTCGCCTCGACGCGTCTGCTCCTCGACGCCTGGGCTGCCGTCGAGAGCGAGCAGCCGCCCATGCCCCACCGCGCCCGCTCATCGTTCCGGCAGCCGCGATGA